One Pullulanibacillus sp. KACC 23026 DNA segment encodes these proteins:
- a CDS encoding HD domain-containing phosphohydrolase, with translation MSERHVFLLDQHEQLENDALVDVASFSHNVSKLTGLPQSILIEFIETLPLYKEKTDSHTKSQLLELFNETIDTLSQDGRLGAILQDSEALQFVQTRFCQFLSDDSVFQLLQHLKEWDDYSYYHSVDVFLLGTLLGRQLGVKNLSSFSLGCLLHDIGKRLLPCVILSKQSKLTESEFITVQKHTSLGYALLKLLQFPDEIRHLALLHHERLNASGYPLSLTEEDLSEEWRIISVVDVYSALTLKRTYRDPLSPSRALEIILNDRDKLCASCTYRLADLLQLFPPQAELFLTNGTRAKTVLHNEKERAHLQLQIRETGQITSIAAYKGQPMKMVGWKSHRLEQWKKQLWSSFIDSLIHLHPNALAYFEELADGKRVETIYLSILGRAAIEIRQRFLKGELTETDFSNATQAGFDIMNQKTVEYAPSYQATFNLGIVFLSLQELHAFPLRLLHDVLFVNSWQTYFLRNGLDMDGRLEDCLSTILKKDYVEYLTLAHINPQDVCQINKVIQLVRRLNPAIKILLYSRPDNLYEGVDTSSISFIGHELNHFLSYFKIEN, from the coding sequence ATGTCAGAACGCCACGTTTTCTTATTAGATCAGCATGAACAACTTGAAAATGACGCGCTCGTTGATGTGGCATCTTTCTCTCATAATGTATCCAAGCTTACCGGATTGCCACAATCCATTCTAATAGAATTTATTGAAACCCTTCCTTTATATAAAGAAAAAACAGATTCCCATACGAAATCACAGCTTTTAGAGCTCTTTAATGAGACCATTGACACTCTTTCTCAAGATGGACGCCTTGGGGCGATCCTTCAAGATTCAGAGGCGCTTCAATTTGTTCAAACCCGCTTTTGTCAATTTTTGTCGGATGACTCTGTCTTTCAATTGCTTCAGCACTTAAAGGAATGGGATGACTATTCTTACTACCACTCAGTGGATGTGTTTTTATTAGGTACTTTATTAGGCAGACAATTAGGCGTCAAAAATCTCTCCAGCTTTTCGTTAGGATGTCTGCTCCATGATATTGGGAAGCGTCTGCTGCCTTGTGTGATCCTTTCCAAGCAAAGCAAGTTAACCGAGTCTGAATTTATCACGGTCCAAAAACATACTTCCCTCGGTTATGCCTTGCTCAAACTTCTGCAATTCCCAGATGAAATCAGACACTTGGCCCTCCTTCACCATGAACGGCTTAATGCCTCTGGCTATCCTCTTTCATTAACGGAAGAGGATCTGTCCGAAGAATGGCGCATCATCTCCGTTGTGGATGTATATTCTGCCTTAACCCTGAAGAGGACCTATCGGGATCCCCTTTCACCATCCCGGGCACTTGAAATTATACTAAATGACCGCGATAAGCTGTGTGCATCCTGTACGTATCGGCTTGCCGATTTGCTGCAGCTCTTTCCACCACAGGCAGAGCTTTTTCTGACGAATGGAACCCGGGCAAAGACGGTTCTTCATAATGAAAAAGAAAGAGCCCATTTGCAGCTGCAAATAAGAGAGACGGGTCAAATCACCTCTATTGCTGCCTATAAAGGTCAACCGATGAAAATGGTCGGCTGGAAAAGCCATCGCTTAGAGCAATGGAAAAAGCAATTATGGAGCTCCTTTATTGATAGTCTGATTCACCTGCACCCAAATGCTTTGGCTTATTTCGAGGAGCTTGCGGATGGCAAACGAGTGGAAACCATCTATCTTTCCATTCTTGGAAGAGCGGCTATCGAAATCCGGCAGCGTTTCCTTAAAGGCGAGCTCACTGAAACAGATTTTTCTAACGCCACTCAAGCAGGCTTTGACATCATGAATCAAAAAACCGTCGAATATGCCCCCTCTTATCAGGCGACCTTTAACCTCGGCATTGTGTTTCTGTCGCTGCAAGAGCTGCATGCGTTCCCGCTTCGCCTCTTACATGATGTTCTTTTCGTGAATAGCTGGCAAACCTATTTTCTTAGGAATGGACTGGACATGGATGGGCGGCTTGAAGACTGCTTGTCTACTATTTTAAAAAAGGATTATGTGGAGTATTTAACCCTTGCACACATTAATCCCCAAGATGTTTGTCAGATTAATAAAGTGATTCAACTGGTTCGCCGCCTTAATCCCGCTATAAAAATCCTTTTATATAGCCGTCCTGACAACCTGTACGAAGGGGTGGATACGTCCTCCATTTCCTTTATTGGGCACGAGCTTAACCACTTTCTCTCCTATTTTAAAATTGAAAACTAA
- a CDS encoding SRPBCC family protein, which translates to MNSFEFENIHLSEEEGSWTLVLETRLEHPCSEVWSALTEKARIPKWGPFNPDRDLTEKGPVNLTMLGTPEVMETQGDVLEARAPQLLVLKWGDDRLSWELSSEGDQTQLVLRHHFNDRKQAPSYAAGWHLCLKGFSGQLAGKDTPSMAGQNAYQYGWQDLYEHYAKLLSIDLLND; encoded by the coding sequence ATGAATTCATTTGAATTTGAGAACATACACCTTTCGGAAGAGGAGGGAAGTTGGACGCTCGTTCTGGAGACTCGATTGGAGCATCCATGCAGCGAAGTCTGGTCTGCCCTGACAGAGAAGGCACGCATCCCAAAATGGGGGCCATTTAACCCGGATAGAGATCTGACCGAAAAGGGTCCGGTAAACTTGACCATGCTCGGAACACCCGAAGTTATGGAGACTCAAGGTGACGTACTTGAGGCTCGGGCCCCTCAGTTGCTGGTATTAAAATGGGGAGACGATCGTTTAAGCTGGGAACTCTCAAGTGAGGGCGATCAAACACAGCTTGTACTTCGCCATCACTTCAACGACCGCAAACAAGCTCCATCTTATGCGGCTGGGTGGCATCTCTGTCTAAAAGGCTTTTCGGGCCAGCTTGCGGGTAAAGACACCCCTTCAATGGCAGGACAAAACGCTTATCAGTACGGCTGGCAAGACTTGTATGAACACTATGCCAAGCTTTTAAGCATTGATTTGCTAAACGACTAG
- a CDS encoding asparaginase, translated as MSAPLLVSEYRGDLLENLHHGVICGINDKKEIIYSKGDPNHMTFYRSAMKPIQAIPAFKTDLITTYGLSSKEAALFTASHRGESYHQEALRSLMTKLHLEEDLLICHASYPLNDEPKHQCLWDHVPKQKHLHNCSGKHLGFIATARERGFEPETYYEPEHPLQQEILNYLSELAEIDKNKIGKGTDGCGVPVFSVPLFNMALSYLKFVCPEMIPDSSTRAAVQKIGQVMNDHPEMIASHQFVCTVLLEDPNIIAKGGAQGVYCFALREEKMSFALKVLSGSELVWPLLIAGILEDIQYKNKETIERLKALRPSNILNDNGKVVGRMIVNL; from the coding sequence ATGAGTGCACCGCTGCTAGTCTCCGAGTACCGAGGAGACCTCCTTGAAAACCTGCACCATGGCGTTATTTGCGGGATCAACGACAAGAAAGAGATCATTTATAGTAAAGGCGACCCCAATCATATGACTTTCTATCGATCTGCCATGAAACCGATTCAGGCGATCCCGGCTTTTAAAACAGATCTCATAACAACATACGGCTTGTCTTCAAAAGAAGCCGCCTTGTTTACCGCTTCTCATAGGGGAGAGTCCTATCATCAAGAAGCCTTGCGCTCCCTAATGACAAAATTACACCTGGAAGAAGACCTGCTTATTTGTCATGCGTCTTATCCTTTAAATGATGAACCCAAACATCAATGCTTGTGGGATCATGTCCCCAAACAAAAACATTTGCACAATTGCTCAGGGAAGCATCTTGGGTTTATTGCCACAGCCCGTGAAAGAGGCTTTGAACCGGAAACTTATTATGAACCAGAGCATCCTTTGCAGCAAGAAATTTTAAACTATTTGTCTGAGTTAGCAGAAATCGATAAAAATAAAATAGGTAAAGGGACGGATGGATGTGGTGTTCCTGTCTTTTCCGTTCCTTTATTTAATATGGCCTTATCCTATCTTAAATTTGTCTGCCCTGAAATGATTCCCGACTCAAGCACAAGAGCCGCAGTTCAAAAAATTGGTCAGGTGATGAATGACCATCCAGAAATGATTGCTTCCCATCAATTTGTCTGTACCGTGTTGCTCGAAGACCCTAACATTATTGCAAAAGGCGGCGCCCAAGGAGTCTATTGCTTTGCTCTGAGAGAAGAGAAGATGAGTTTTGCTTTAAAAGTGCTGAGCGGGTCAGAGCTCGTTTGGCCGCTCCTCATCGCCGGAATTCTCGAAGACATCCAATATAAAAATAAAGAAACGATTGAACGGTTAAAAGCCCTCCGCCCGTCCAACATTCTTAATGACAATGGCAAAGTCGTTGGAAGAATGATCGTGAACTTGTAA
- a CDS encoding copper homeostasis protein CutC: MEIEVIVQNEQDARIAEKAGADRLELVATMEEGGLTPNLRVIEQVLASVNVPVFVMVRPHSRHFCYRGADLEVIKETLSVVTNCQADGIVFGCLNEKKEVDVPVLETVLSLKGDLKMTFHRAFDEVMDQTAAYQTLCRYSSRIERILTSGGAEKAGDALDQLEHLIALSKEARGPAIMVGSGLHPQTFTAIHKRLKAEAYHFGSGVRIHQSFNKTIDPSPIEWLKEIETD; this comes from the coding sequence ATGGAAATCGAAGTCATTGTTCAAAATGAGCAAGATGCACGCATAGCCGAGAAAGCAGGAGCAGACCGGCTTGAATTAGTTGCAACAATGGAGGAGGGCGGTCTGACTCCCAATCTGCGGGTCATTGAGCAAGTGTTAGCTTCCGTAAACGTCCCGGTTTTTGTTATGGTCAGACCTCACAGCCGTCATTTTTGTTATCGGGGAGCAGATTTAGAGGTCATCAAAGAGACTCTCTCTGTTGTTACTAACTGCCAGGCAGATGGCATCGTGTTTGGTTGTCTTAATGAAAAAAAGGAAGTAGATGTCCCGGTTTTGGAGACGGTGCTGTCCCTTAAAGGGGATTTGAAAATGACGTTTCATCGAGCTTTCGATGAGGTCATGGATCAAACAGCGGCCTATCAAACACTGTGCCGCTATTCATCTCGTATCGAGAGGATATTGACCTCGGGAGGAGCCGAAAAAGCAGGAGACGCTTTGGATCAATTAGAACATTTGATAGCACTGTCAAAAGAAGCAAGGGGTCCAGCCATCATGGTGGGCTCAGGGCTTCACCCCCAAACTTTCACGGCCATTCATAAGCGATTAAAGGCAGAAGCTTATCACTTTGGCTCCGGCGTACGCATTCATCAATCCTTTAATAAGACGATTGACCCCTCGCCAATTGAATGGTTAAAGGAAATTGAAACAGATTGA
- a CDS encoding globin, with amino-acid sequence MKSKLRTIYEEIGESTISQLVEAFYPKVYSDPELSPLFVGDMDEIKRKQKMFLTQFLGGPPLYSEEFGPPAMKYRHLRFEITPKRAECWLRCMGEAFQEVGLHNHPAGPFFYERLKQVAAIMINTEDTHDTHS; translated from the coding sequence ATGAAAAGTAAGTTAAGGACGATTTATGAGGAAATTGGTGAATCTACAATTTCACAATTGGTAGAAGCCTTTTATCCTAAGGTCTACAGCGATCCTGAACTTAGTCCATTATTTGTTGGTGATATGGACGAAATAAAAAGGAAGCAGAAGATGTTTCTCACTCAGTTTCTTGGCGGACCTCCTTTATACAGCGAAGAATTTGGTCCTCCTGCCATGAAGTACCGTCATCTGCGCTTTGAAATCACACCAAAACGAGCAGAATGTTGGCTGCGCTGCATGGGCGAAGCCTTTCAAGAAGTGGGATTACACAACCACCCAGCTGGCCCATTCTTCTATGAACGTCTAAAACAAGTAGCCGCTATCATGATTAATACTGAAGATACACATGACACCCATTCATGA